A genomic region of Pseudomonas frederiksbergensis contains the following coding sequences:
- a CDS encoding Hcp family type VI secretion system effector, with amino-acid sequence MATPAYMSITGTKQGLITAGAFTADSVGNTYQEGHEDQVMVQGFQHEVIIPRDPQSGQPTGQRVHKPVKITKVFDKSSPLLLAALTSGERLTSIEIKWYRTSAAGTQEHYFTTKLEDAIIVDIKDYMHNCQDPANSHFTHLEDVEFTYRKITWTHEVSGTSGSDDWRSPVAG; translated from the coding sequence ATGGCTACACCAGCGTATATGTCCATCACTGGCACCAAACAAGGTCTGATCACCGCCGGTGCATTCACCGCTGATTCGGTTGGCAACACCTACCAGGAAGGTCACGAAGACCAGGTCATGGTTCAGGGTTTCCAACACGAAGTGATCATCCCGCGTGACCCGCAGTCCGGCCAACCAACCGGCCAACGCGTTCACAAGCCAGTGAAAATCACCAAGGTTTTCGACAAGTCCTCGCCACTGCTGCTGGCGGCTCTGACTTCCGGCGAGCGTCTGACTTCGATCGAAATCAAGTGGTACCGCACCTCGGCTGCCGGCACCCAAGAGCACTACTTCACCACCAAGCTTGAAGACGCGATCATCGTCGACATCAAAGACTACATGCACAACTGCCAAGACCCGGCGAACTCGCACTTCACTCACCTGGAAGACGTAGAGTTCACCTACCGCAAAATCACCTGGACCCACGAAGTATCCGGTACTTCGGGTTCCGATGACTGGCGTTCCCCGGTCGCTGGCTAA
- the tssI gene encoding type VI secretion system Vgr family protein, with protein MFAPANQTHFSLTVEGLANDLQVLALTGREAISQPFQFDVELVSEQPSLDLESLLHKPAFLQLAQNGTGIHGQIYRVAQGDAGKRLTRYSVTLRPQLSYLAHRINQRIFQNLSVPKIIGQVLEEHGIQSNAYEFNVGAIYPERVYCVQYDESDLHFIQRLCEEEGIHYHFQHSATAHKLVFGDDQTVFPKLAPVAYQQDSGMVANDPVIKRFDLRLETRTSRTTRRDYDFEKPRITLESESRGDTKPDLEDYDYPGRFIDRERGKHLAKRSLERHRSDYQLAEGKSDQPLLVSGHFLALSQHPKAKWNDLWLLTEILHEGKQPQVLEESVTSDTTDLKDDFHQGYRNRFQATPWDVPNRPPLVHPKPRILGSQSAVVTGPKGEEIHCDQYGRVKVQFHWDREGQADDKTSCWLRVSSAWAGAHYGGIAIPRIGMEVLVTFLEGDPDQPLISGCLYHKENVVPYDLPANKTRSTFKTLSSPGGGGYNELRIEDKKGQEQIFLHAQRDWDENIEHDQKIRVGNERHDTVEANSYSEFKAEEHHTVYADRKVETRANDHLTVGVNQHIKIGTGQFIEAGQEIHLSSGLKVVLEAGSELTLKGGGSFIKIDASGVTLSGPAINMNSGGSPGSGTGAAPLMPGALKQADADKAGAVLTPAQINTLKRNAPFCEECEKCKAGACAI; from the coding sequence ATGTTCGCGCCGGCCAACCAGACTCACTTCAGCCTGACCGTAGAAGGTCTTGCGAACGATCTTCAGGTACTCGCCCTCACCGGTCGAGAAGCCATCAGTCAGCCCTTTCAGTTCGACGTCGAACTGGTCAGTGAACAACCGTCCCTGGACCTCGAAAGCCTGTTGCACAAACCGGCGTTTTTACAGCTCGCGCAAAACGGCACCGGCATTCACGGGCAGATCTATCGCGTGGCCCAAGGCGATGCCGGTAAACGCCTGACTCGCTATTCGGTGACCCTGCGTCCGCAGCTGTCTTACCTGGCGCACCGCATCAACCAGCGCATTTTCCAGAACCTCAGCGTGCCGAAAATCATCGGCCAGGTCCTCGAAGAGCACGGCATCCAAAGCAATGCCTATGAATTCAACGTCGGGGCGATTTATCCCGAGCGCGTGTATTGCGTTCAGTACGATGAATCGGACCTGCATTTCATCCAGCGCCTGTGCGAGGAAGAAGGTATCCACTACCACTTCCAGCACAGCGCCACCGCGCACAAGCTGGTGTTCGGCGATGACCAGACGGTGTTCCCGAAACTCGCGCCCGTGGCCTACCAGCAAGACTCCGGCATGGTCGCCAACGACCCGGTGATCAAGCGCTTCGACCTGCGCCTGGAAACCCGCACCAGCCGCACCACCCGTCGCGACTACGACTTCGAAAAACCGCGCATCACCCTCGAAAGCGAGTCCCGTGGGGACACCAAACCGGACCTCGAAGACTACGACTACCCAGGCCGTTTCATCGACCGCGAACGCGGCAAGCACCTGGCCAAGCGAAGCCTTGAACGCCACCGCAGCGACTACCAACTGGCCGAAGGCAAAAGCGATCAGCCGCTGCTGGTCAGCGGGCATTTCCTCGCCTTGAGTCAGCACCCCAAAGCCAAGTGGAACGACCTCTGGCTGCTCACCGAAATTCTCCACGAAGGCAAACAGCCGCAAGTGCTCGAAGAGTCGGTGACCAGCGACACCACCGACCTTAAGGACGACTTCCACCAGGGTTACCGCAACCGCTTTCAGGCCACGCCGTGGGACGTGCCAAACCGGCCGCCGCTGGTACACCCAAAGCCGCGCATCCTCGGCAGCCAGAGCGCGGTGGTCACCGGCCCCAAAGGTGAAGAGATCCACTGCGACCAGTACGGTCGAGTGAAGGTGCAATTCCACTGGGACCGCGAAGGTCAGGCCGACGACAAGACCAGCTGCTGGTTACGCGTCTCGTCCGCCTGGGCCGGCGCGCACTACGGCGGCATCGCCATCCCGCGGATCGGCATGGAAGTGCTCGTCACCTTCCTCGAAGGCGACCCCGACCAGCCGCTGATCAGCGGCTGCCTGTACCACAAGGAAAACGTCGTCCCCTACGACCTGCCGGCCAACAAGACCCGCAGCACCTTCAAAACCCTCAGCTCACCCGGTGGCGGTGGCTACAACGAGCTGCGCATCGAAGACAAGAAAGGTCAGGAACAGATCTTCCTGCACGCCCAGCGCGACTGGGATGAAAACATCGAACACGACCAGAAGATCCGCGTCGGCAACGAGCGCCACGACACCGTCGAGGCCAACAGCTACAGCGAGTTCAAGGCCGAAGAGCACCACACCGTCTACGCCGACCGCAAAGTCGAAACCCGCGCCAACGATCACCTGACCGTCGGCGTAAACCAGCACATCAAAATCGGCACCGGCCAGTTCATCGAAGCCGGTCAGGAAATCCACCTCAGCAGCGGCCTGAAAGTCGTGCTCGAAGCCGGCAGCGAACTGACCCTCAAGGGCGGCGGCAGCTTCATCAAGATCGACGCCAGCGGCGTGACCCTCAGCGGCCCGGCCATCAACATGAACAGCGGTGGCAGCCCCGGCAGCGGAACCGGCGCGGCACCACTGATGCCCGGCGCACTCAAGCAGGCCGACGCCGACAAGGCCGGCGCAGTGCTGACCCCGGCGCAAATCAACACCCTCAAGCGCAACGCGCCGTTCTGTGAAGAGTGCGAAAAGTGCAAGGCAGGTGCCTGTGCCATCTGA
- a CDS encoding IS30 family transposase, whose protein sequence is MKQRPRIYYTESQKKLMWDHWQKGDSLQQIAQLFERNHSSIQRILAETGGIRPAVRRRSRLALTLAEREEISRSVVAGNSIRSIATLLGRATSTISREIRRNGGQGCYRANQADQADQAAWDRAHRPKVCKLVENRTVAQIVADKLQLQWSPEQIAGWLKRTYPDDTSYQVSHETIYRTLFIQARGALKKELLEHLRRTRAMRRSRHHTQKKENHGRITDAVSIRERPATVKDRAVPGHWEGDLLCGSRNSQIATLVERHTRYVMLVKLVGKDSETVISALIENALELPQELYKSLTWDRGKEMADHKRFTVATDIKVYFCDPHRPWQRGSNENTNGLLRQYFPKGTDLADHSQATLNEVARQLNSRPRKTLNYETPAERFSQSVASTG, encoded by the coding sequence ATGAAGCAGAGACCTCGGATCTATTACACCGAAAGCCAGAAAAAACTGATGTGGGATCACTGGCAGAAAGGCGACTCTCTCCAGCAGATCGCCCAGCTATTTGAACGAAACCACTCATCAATACAGCGCATCTTGGCGGAAACAGGCGGTATCAGACCCGCTGTACGCCGCAGGTCCAGATTGGCGCTGACGCTGGCCGAGCGCGAAGAGATTTCGCGCTCAGTGGTGGCAGGTAACTCGATCCGTTCCATAGCGACGCTGCTAGGGCGAGCAACCTCTACCATTAGCCGTGAGATCAGACGCAACGGTGGTCAAGGATGTTACCGAGCTAATCAAGCTGATCAAGCTGATCAGGCTGCCTGGGATCGCGCCCATCGACCTAAGGTCTGCAAGCTTGTTGAGAACCGAACGGTGGCGCAAATTGTTGCAGACAAGCTTCAATTGCAGTGGTCACCGGAACAAATTGCCGGCTGGCTGAAGCGCACCTACCCGGACGATACGAGCTATCAGGTGTCACACGAGACGATCTATCGCACCCTCTTCATACAGGCTCGCGGGGCTCTGAAGAAGGAGTTGCTTGAGCATTTACGGCGAACGCGAGCCATGCGTCGCTCGCGCCATCACACCCAGAAGAAAGAAAATCACGGTCGAATTACAGATGCGGTTTCGATCCGCGAACGCCCGGCCACGGTTAAAGATCGGGCGGTGCCAGGTCACTGGGAGGGGGACCTGCTGTGCGGTAGCAGGAACAGCCAAATTGCAACTCTTGTGGAGCGTCATACCCGTTACGTAATGCTAGTGAAGTTGGTCGGTAAGGATAGCGAGACGGTCATCAGCGCCCTGATCGAAAACGCCCTCGAGCTACCCCAAGAACTCTACAAATCGCTGACGTGGGATCGCGGCAAAGAGATGGCTGACCATAAGCGCTTTACGGTGGCTACCGACATAAAGGTCTACTTCTGCGATCCTCATCGTCCTTGGCAACGGGGATCGAATGAGAACACCAACGGGCTGTTAAGGCAGTACTTCCCGAAAGGAACTGACCTGGCGGATCACTCGCAAGCCACGCTCAATGAAGTGGCAAGGCAGCTAAATAGCCGCCCTCGGAAAACACTAAACTACGAAACGCCCGCTGAACGATTTAGCCAATCTGTTGCATCGACCGGTTGA
- a CDS encoding HNH endonuclease produces MSAAYTFDLKLVCGGYAYFSTDTLGSKPGPDGLEFRTPSQVSKERFGVALDDLGFNYMWVDDERTYYDWPCVQGWALVGSDFAREHMSHWLKKRECLISPYGSFTDIEIAAPSIRRRTFRGKFKKRILDRDNNQCVLCTGRDQLTLQHVRPHSKGGETSFRNLVTLCAPCNQELGAETYRELYRLAGLQSGYEPSLLNASGGSERAFWRAVQFSSNMMHTRCELY; encoded by the coding sequence ATGAGCGCGGCCTATACATTTGATTTGAAGCTGGTATGTGGAGGTTACGCCTATTTTTCAACTGACACCTTGGGCAGTAAACCAGGCCCTGATGGGCTTGAGTTTCGCACACCATCGCAGGTGAGCAAGGAGAGATTCGGTGTTGCCTTGGATGACCTTGGATTCAACTACATGTGGGTTGACGACGAACGCACTTATTATGACTGGCCCTGTGTTCAGGGTTGGGCATTAGTGGGCTCTGATTTTGCTAGGGAACACATGAGTCACTGGCTCAAAAAACGCGAGTGTCTGATTTCCCCATACGGCTCCTTCACTGATATTGAGATTGCTGCTCCATCCATTAGGAGGCGCACCTTTCGGGGGAAGTTCAAGAAGCGAATACTTGATCGAGACAATAACCAATGTGTCCTATGTACAGGACGGGATCAGCTGACTCTTCAACATGTTAGGCCCCATTCCAAGGGGGGAGAAACCAGTTTTAGGAATTTGGTGACGCTTTGCGCTCCCTGCAATCAGGAGCTGGGGGCCGAAACGTACAGGGAATTGTATCGTTTGGCGGGGTTGCAATCGGGCTATGAACCATCCCTTCTGAATGCTTCTGGCGGCAGTGAAAGAGCATTTTGGCGTGCTGTTCAATTTTCATCCAATATGATGCACACCCGATGTGAACTTTATTAG
- a CDS encoding HEPN domain-containing protein yields the protein MNDDSGSRVGELEFDWDENERELEAALRDMDFWGGQVEESGEWVSLLLSMQDKLFQFKDNMESISISFPVMESSAEKSSQFLCGVMMVGIVSAYEGFVHDLFSVILDKSSHAELAVSQIEKLNDKDKAYLKLKGCQSYEVLKAALSRATLHDPNQIARLSSVLFNVILPSLPDDFCAKLLRIRNDYSHNSGYDGHKKHKLSPLMVVDVFNFIMGLVGSYADIILQYADLFLKKEEDAEFSS from the coding sequence ATGAATGATGATAGTGGTTCTAGGGTTGGGGAGTTAGAGTTTGATTGGGACGAGAACGAGCGGGAGTTGGAGGCGGCCTTAAGAGACATGGATTTCTGGGGAGGGCAGGTAGAGGAAAGCGGCGAGTGGGTAAGTTTGTTGTTGTCAATGCAGGATAAGCTTTTCCAATTTAAAGACAATATGGAATCGATAAGCATTTCATTCCCGGTGATGGAAAGCTCCGCAGAAAAAAGCAGTCAATTTCTCTGTGGGGTTATGATGGTCGGCATCGTCTCAGCATATGAGGGCTTTGTTCACGATTTGTTTTCTGTAATTCTTGATAAGTCGAGCCATGCTGAGCTAGCAGTAAGCCAGATTGAAAAGTTAAATGATAAAGATAAAGCTTACTTAAAGCTTAAGGGCTGCCAAAGTTATGAGGTCTTAAAGGCTGCTCTATCAAGAGCAACGCTCCATGATCCAAATCAAATTGCTAGGCTTTCTAGTGTGCTGTTCAACGTAATTCTTCCCAGCTTGCCGGATGATTTCTGTGCCAAGCTTCTTAGAATTAGAAATGACTATTCGCATAATAGTGGCTATGACGGGCACAAGAAGCATAAGCTGTCACCATTAATGGTTGTTGATGTGTTTAATTTTATTATGGGTCTGGTAGGTTCCTATGCTGATATTATTTTGCAATATGCCGATCTTTTTCTAAAGAAAGAGGAGGATGCCGAGTTTTCAAGCTGA
- a CDS encoding DUF4123 domain-containing protein has product MPSDRLTPRNWLANRPLQTGERLYLIISNASDAAPLNDFYQQEATTELIPIWGGTPYADWQPVMPYLAELKPGSAFLEWIAETDAEDWGWLAVSSSAPDVVFEHLRSLTQVRMPDGTEVFFRFWDGRHIYPILEGLGAGAGEILPVFERYLINGQSLEVGVRGVPPAKAWPWWEVPQKLLDALAEKDHTTVVDNLMQWLGEDCPELYFALPEDNLRHKVERFVRQQPNTEDMAERLAAQLTKEVTS; this is encoded by the coding sequence GTGCCATCTGATCGCCTGACTCCCCGCAACTGGCTCGCCAACCGCCCGCTGCAAACCGGCGAGCGCTTGTACCTGATCATCAGCAACGCCAGCGATGCGGCTCCGCTCAACGACTTTTACCAGCAAGAAGCGACCACCGAACTGATCCCGATCTGGGGCGGCACACCCTACGCCGACTGGCAGCCGGTAATGCCGTACCTCGCCGAGCTGAAACCCGGCTCGGCGTTCCTTGAATGGATTGCCGAAACCGACGCCGAAGACTGGGGCTGGCTGGCGGTTTCCAGCAGTGCACCGGACGTGGTGTTCGAACACTTGCGCAGCCTGACCCAGGTGCGCATGCCGGATGGGACTGAAGTATTTTTCCGGTTTTGGGATGGGCGGCATATCTATCCGATCCTTGAAGGCCTCGGCGCTGGGGCGGGTGAAATTCTGCCGGTGTTTGAGCGCTACCTGATCAATGGCCAAAGCCTGGAAGTCGGTGTACGAGGCGTGCCGCCGGCCAAGGCGTGGCCGTGGTGGGAAGTGCCGCAGAAGCTGCTCGATGCACTGGCGGAAAAAGACCACACCACCGTCGTCGACAACCTGATGCAGTGGCTGGGAGAGGACTGCCCGGAACTGTACTTCGCCCTCCCTGAGGACAACCTGCGCCACAAGGTCGAACGCTTCGTCCGTCAACAACCCAATACAGAAGATATGGCCGAGCGTCTTGCGGCTCAGCTGACAAAGGAAGTCACGTCATGA
- a CDS encoding ADP-ribosylation factor-like protein, with amino-acid sequence MSMFDDVIEAILSPFTIITDAWDKIVIKIAGKRIAVLGARGAGKSTLLHFLSTGTLNTVNAQTVSNERVASNRLSLQDLKFELKATLDVPGGADAKEDWHRLYNTADYALYLIKASSIDVSRVQRDLGLAEVWQKALKDNGKKAPILIVIVTHMDKIDGYLTASSAIKGDFRDNFIRVQLEAGLSKLDLPL; translated from the coding sequence ATGAGCATGTTCGACGACGTCATTGAAGCAATTCTCTCGCCTTTCACAATTATAACTGACGCTTGGGACAAAATCGTAATCAAGATTGCGGGGAAGCGAATCGCCGTGCTTGGAGCGAGGGGTGCCGGAAAAAGCACTTTGCTACATTTTCTGAGCACTGGCACCCTCAATACAGTGAATGCCCAAACAGTTTCGAATGAGAGAGTTGCGTCCAATCGACTTTCTTTGCAAGATTTAAAATTCGAACTCAAAGCAACGCTTGACGTCCCTGGTGGCGCAGATGCTAAAGAGGATTGGCATAGGCTATACAACACAGCTGACTACGCCCTGTACCTAATCAAAGCCTCTTCTATTGATGTTAGTCGTGTCCAGCGAGACCTAGGGCTTGCAGAAGTGTGGCAGAAAGCGCTGAAGGACAACGGCAAGAAGGCACCGATTCTTATAGTGATAGTCACTCACATGGATAAAATTGATGGCTATCTTACTGCCAGCTCTGCGATCAAGGGAGACTTTAGAGACAACTTCATAAGAGTGCAGCTTGAGGCCGGGCTTTCTAAGCTGGACTTGCCCCTATAA
- a CDS encoding IS3 family transposase (programmed frameshift): MTNSNDKSGELLGQERRRRWSPEQKLAMVRESLEPGQSVSVVARRNGINANQLFLWRKLYQDGSLSAVSAGEAVVPASELSDALKQIRELQRMLGKKTMEAEILKEAVEIARSPKMDCALTLVAGGRPVKLVSECLGVARSQLTVRIKQSVSPKTRRSRPVNDAELVAEIQQQVSELPSYGYRRVWGLLRRARETQLLPAINVKRVYRVMRDHNLLLERRIKQPGVPRRHEGRIAVQTSDTRWCSDGFEFRCEDGAKLSVTFALDCCDREAIGWVASPTGYSGDDIRDLMLESVEKRFSDQLPATPVQWLSDNGSAYTAEQTRLFARQIGLQPVTTPVRSPQSNGMAESFVKTIKRDYVAHMPKPDRETALRNLAIAFEHYNEQHPHSALNYRSPREFRRFAVASI; the protein is encoded by the exons ATGACTAACAGCAACGATAAGAGTGGGGAGCTTTTGGGCCAGGAGCGGCGGCGCCGCTGGAGCCCAGAGCAAAAACTGGCCATGGTTCGCGAGAGTCTTGAGCCAGGGCAAAGTGTATCGGTAGTCGCTCGGCGCAACGGCATCAATGCCAACCAGTTATTCCTGTGGCGCAAGCTGTATCAGGACGGCAGCCTGTCGGCGGTCAGCGCGGGCGAAGCCGTGGTGCCGGCCTCCGAGCTGAGCGATGCGCTCAAGCAGATCCGTGAACTGCAACGGATGTTGGGCAAGAAAACGATGGAAGCGGAAATCCTCAAAGAGGCCGTGGAGATCGCCCGGTCGC CGAAAATGGATTGCGCACTCACCCTTGTTGCCGGGGGACGACCAGTGAAGCTGGTCAGCGAATGTCTCGGTGTGGCGCGCTCGCAATTAACGGTTCGAATCAAGCAATCGGTATCACCCAAGACACGGCGAAGCAGGCCTGTGAACGACGCTGAGTTGGTGGCCGAAATCCAGCAACAGGTCAGCGAACTGCCCAGCTATGGCTACCGTCGAGTCTGGGGATTGCTGCGTCGCGCCCGTGAAACCCAGTTGCTACCCGCGATCAACGTGAAGCGGGTTTACCGGGTGATGCGTGATCACAACCTGCTGCTTGAGCGCCGGATCAAACAACCCGGCGTGCCGCGTCGGCACGAAGGCCGTATTGCGGTGCAAACCAGCGATACGCGTTGGTGCTCGGACGGCTTTGAATTCCGTTGCGAGGACGGCGCCAAACTGAGCGTGACCTTCGCCCTGGACTGCTGTGATCGCGAAGCCATCGGCTGGGTCGCGAGCCCAACCGGGTACAGCGGCGATGACATCCGCGACTTGATGTTGGAAAGCGTGGAGAAGCGCTTCAGTGATCAACTGCCTGCAACGCCGGTGCAGTGGCTCAGCGATAACGGTTCGGCCTACACCGCCGAACAGACGCGCCTGTTTGCTCGACAGATCGGCTTGCAGCCGGTGACCACACCGGTGCGCAGCCCACAGAGTAACGGCATGGCAGAGAGCTTCGTGAAGACGATCAAGCGGGATTACGTGGCGCACATGCCCAAGCCGGATCGAGAAACGGCGCTGCGTAACCTGGCCATTGCCTTCGAACATTACAACGAGCAGCATCCGCACAGCGCCTTGAACTATCGCTCGCCGAGGGAGTTCAGGCGCTTCGCAGTAGCATCAATTTAA